A segment of the candidate division KSB1 bacterium genome:
TCATTTTCAGGTAAATCATAAGTGCTATGATCCATTCTAAGGGTGGAAAGAAATTTTTGTTCGACAAACTTAGTAAAAGACATTCCGGAGATGTTTTCAACAATCAGGCCTGCTAACGCATAACTATAGTTTGAATAGCTGATCGATTTACCGGCTTCCTGAAATCGTCCGGGCATCCTTTCTATTAAATGTTGCTCTAATGGTTGTATCCCCCTGTTTTGTTTTTGCCGCATAGCCAATCACTCTATCTTCAAATCCCGCTGTGTGGGTTAACAGGTGTTTGACAGTGACAGGGCTTTGAAAACTTTCGTCGAGGGGAAAATCGTCCAAATATATTCTAATGTCACTACTTAAATCCAATTTCCCTTGCTCCACTAAACGCAGGATCGACATCGCTGTCAATATCTTTCCGATTGAACCTATTTGAAATAGCGTTTTCTCGACGCTTACCGGTCGATTGTTACTCCAGTCAGCATACCCATAACCTTTCGCGAACAGAATATTGTTACTTCTGACTACAGAAATAGCACCGCCAGGAATCATCCTTTCTTTCAAACCGATTTGGAACAGCGAGTCACATAGTACACTTACTGTAGAAAAATCCTGAGATTGCGATGGGGAAGCAATCAAAAGACATAGACATAAGGGTATGGTTCTCAATCTTTTCATTTTGCAGCCTTCCTTCTAAAACAATGTGTTAAATCGATTAGACAAGTAAGGCTGCTGTGTTGTTGCATTCGGAAACAGGAACTTCAGAGTTGGATAAGTGTCTGCTGTAGCTTTTTGTTAGGAATTTATACACTTTGCTTTTTACCTCCGAAATATGTTTTAACATCTTCATTCCAGACGAAGAAAGAAGACACAATATCACACCATTTATTTCTCTCAAGTTCTCCATCAATCTTAAAAATTTTTATCCTTTTGCCTATTTTACCAGCATTACGGACATGCGACTCATGTCTCAAAGTGATATCGTTGTCATCATAAATGCGTATAGCACCATCTGTATGATAAAACACTTTTTTCTTAGGGTTATATATCGAATGCAAATATCGCCCACCGCGACTCTTGTGAGTTTTTATTTGAGGGACCTCTTCACATACAAAATGAATACCATCGTGC
Coding sequences within it:
- a CDS encoding serine hydrolase produces the protein MKRLRTIPLCLCLLIASPSQSQDFSTVSVLCDSLFQIGLKERMIPGGAISVVRSNNILFAKGYGYADWSNNRPVSVEKTLFQIGSIGKILTAMSILRLVEQGKLDLSSDIRIYLDDFPLDESFQSPVTVKHLLTHTAGFEDRVIGYAAKTKQGDTTIRATFNRKDARTISGSR